The region CGTGGAAAGAATCGGATGCTCGCCAATTATTATAGAAACAGACTCATTGGAACTAGTTGAGGCTTTTAATGGAGTCACTCAAATATGGAGTCCTTACTCAGCGATCCTTGCGGAGTGCTTTCAAATTGCTCACAGGATAGGAAATTTTTCATTGCAACACTGCAAACGGGAAGCAAAATATGTGGCGCACAATCTAGCTAGACATGCTTTTACTATAAATTCTGTAATTTTCTAGGACGATCAACCACCTAGCTTTATTGTTTCGGATGTAATTCAAGATGTAACTATGTTGAAAAATCAATAAATGCGCCATGAAggctttccctcaaaaaaaaaacccaCGGGAAGAATGCTAATTTAAAGGTGATTCTTGCAGGCCTTTGTCGTCGAAAGAGTTCCAGTATTCTGGACTGAAGTTGCACAATTTTTAGAGAGAAAACAATGATAGAAAAATAGACCATGGCTAGTGTCTGAACTTGCAACCATATACTTGCACTTGGGATTTCATCTAAATATTTAACATGGTCCTACCAGCACGCTACTATGTGTTTACAACATTGCGGGAGATGCGTTCTAAAGGCATATCCAACAGCGGAACGCAAATCCGACACACTATCCATTCACAAATATGTCCACACACACACGGATACATGAGCTGGCCATCCAACCCTGTTCCTCAAGATTTAGAAAAAAACAAGGGGAACATATGCGCCTATGAGGGGGAGAGATCGGCAGCATACCGCTCGGCATTTCCGGCAATCACCTCCTTGACTTCCATATGCCGCCTGTTCCAGAGAAGGAAAGAAAATGGTAGGGAGGAGATGAGGCCCGCCTCGACCATGTACCATAGGAGAGGCAACCGGTGCCGGTCCGGGGCGCAATGAACCGAAGCATGTCAAGAAACCGGCTATGGAAGAAAAAACAGTCCACATGGCGTGGCTATATATATACCACGCCGGCCGTGCATTGCCATTGCCAGTTGATCCGCCGATTTCccccctcctcctcatcctcttgtAGTGGCACCCACCACAAATGCTACAATCATCGACCTGAGCAGCAACCGACGACTCCGCTCCCGCAAAACTTTTCCCGGTCTTCGCCTTCCCACCACAAGTGTCGCCCGGCCACGGAATCGTCCCGCCAGACGCCAACCCCGTCGTCACACACACATCGCCACCAGCCCAGCGGAGTCCACAATAAAACCCAAAAGATCTCTCCATCTTTCTCTCCCACTCCCACCCCCACCCGTGTGCCGCTGCCTCGTCTCGTCTTCTCGACCAAGTttctccctctcccctctctctttctctccgtcTCGTGGCTGTGGCCTGCGGGGCGCGGGCCAGCGGCGGTTGCTCGTTCTTCTTGGCGTATGGTCGGCCGGATGGAGCGGCAGACGGTGTCGACGTCCTCCGCGTCCTGCtccccctccgccgcctcctcctcctcctcctcctgcggcGGACGTAAGCGGCCCGACATACTCAACATGATCCGGGTAACCATCCACCCCGCCCTGCCGGGGCTTAATCGCTTCCTCTTCTCTCGGCGATTAATACAAAAGTTTCTCCTTCAACGCGTATAGTTATATGCTGCTACTTTTTTTTTTTATGTTTTGGGGGTGTTTGATTGATCGAATACGGAGGAGAGGTTTGGTTGGGTTGATCTGCGTGTGAACTCGTAAAAATTCATCCGATTTCTCTGCCAGAAATCGTTATCTACTGCAATCAGAGGAATTTTCGAGCGATTAGTACCACAATGATTTGCTTTTCTTGTTGGTTAGGAGTTTATTTTTTAACTTTTTGGCGGCGGTTAAATTAAATTTGGTAAAACGGGCAAGAAAGAGTTGCAACTGGTGTAACTTGGAGTCACAGGATTTGAAAGCTTTGgtttctcaaaaagaaaaaaggaaaagaaaaataaatttttttttgagggggaaaagaaaagaaaaataatttgaaaggcTTAGTTGGGTTGGCAAGTTCCAAGCCAAGTTGGACTTTGGGAGCATCGCTCCCACTTTTTGACCTGGTGCGGGTGCGGCACGCACGCAAGTCATGCCAGCCGTAAGCAACCTGTCCACCTTTTGGACCCTTCCTTTCCTTGCACCGCGTCTACTCCCAGTCTAGTCtagctactactactactccactagCCTTAAGCAAAACCCGCAAGGAATCACGCACTGCTACCTTCGATTTGGTTATATAATACTAGGACCTACGAAGGCTCCGTGCTCTATATCTGTTTCAAAATTGCTGGCTTATTGTGTCGATTTGTGTAAAAAAAAAATCAACAGAGGAAGGTGTAAGTTTTGAACTCTTAAAATGGTCAATTCGTTCTCGCAAAAATAGGGACGGGGGGAGGGGGTTCAGTTTGTTAGATTACTGAAAATCTCATTAGTTACCATTTACGAGCCTGTTTGATTTTTTTTCCTtcgaaaaggaggattaccccctGGCCTATGCACACCGCCATACGAGCCTGGTTGATGAGCATGGAACTCTGTTGCTTGTGAATCTATTGCGTTTTTCAGATATGGGCGAGACTGTTCTCATTTTTCTAAGGATTGGGATCTGTGACATTTTTCTTGTTCCTGCACTAAACATATTGTTTCTTTGGGAAATGAGAAAAAGTGTCTCGAGTCTCGACCTGATATGCTGCCAGCACAGATTGTACAGTAAAACACCATTTTTTGGCATGCTCTTTTATGTTGTTACCATTTTCCTTTTGTTGGTCCTGTTTATGGCCAGTCTGAATAATAATATACTGACATTATGCTTGCTTTCTCTGATCTCTGTATGACAGAGTGCAGCATGTCTTAATTCATCATCTACTGATACTGGCAAGGGGCGGAGTAAGCAATCGAGCACCAAGGTGACGCATGGATTCCACTTGGTTGAAGGGAAATCTGGCCATGACATGGAGGACTACCATGTAGCAGAGTACAAGTGCGATAAGAACCATGAGCTTGGCCTCTTCGCCATTTTCGACGGCCATCTGGGTGATCGTGTGCCCAGTTACTTGAGAGCTAACCTTTTCTCCAACATACTCAAAGAGGTATTTTGCTCTTAATCTTGGTTCTGTTCAGTTCCTGCAATATCAGAAGTGTTGATCTCATATCAATATTTGATCCTTCTTATTTTGCATTATGGATCCGCTGACGGTTTCCCTTTCGGTATTGGCGCAGCCTCTCTTCTGGACCGACCCTCAAGAAGCGATTAAAAATGCATATGGCTCTACAAACAAATATATTCTGGAAAATGCCAAGCAACTTGGACCAGGCGGCTCAACAGCAGTTACTGCTATTGTAGTTGATGGCAAGGATATGTGGATAGCAAACGTAGGTGACTCGAGGGCCGTTTTATGTGAACGGGGTGCTGCTAATCAGATCACCGTGGACCATGAACCCCATATATCTAATGAAAGGCAGAGGATTGAACAGCAGGGCGGCTTTGTCACAACATTTCCTGGTATGATTTCTATTGTGTAACTGTCTCATcattgttctgtttttcttttctatgTCTCATTATTGTTCCTAGTTAAACAAGGTATAATTGTACTCTTTGACTTGATGACAGGTGATGTCCCTCGCGTAAATGGCCAACTCGCTGTCGCAAGGGCGTTCGGTGACCATAGCCTCAAGACACACTTGAGTTCGGAACCTGACATTAGGCATGTACCCATAAACTCAAGTATAGAGTTCGTCATACTTGCCAGCGATGGATTATGGAAGGTTTGTACTATAACTTCTTACACACCATTTCTTGCATTGTTCTCATGCTTACCTCCCTTTCATTATGCTTCATCAGTCCTTGTATTTTTTCTTTTCGCCCTGCTTTCTGAAAAAACATCATCATTTGGTTGGAGTTCTGCATCTTCCAGTTTCTTGTTCATCATCATCTTATAATAAGTGCATAACCCGCTTCCAGGCTGATTCATCTGTATTTAACAGCTCTGTTATGTTCACAAATCATTTCCTAAACCTGCATCTCTTTGCTGAATTAATCCAGGTGATGAAGAACCAGGAAGCTGTGGACCTCGTGAAGTCGACAAAGGACCCTCAGGCAGCAGCAAAGCGGCTGACGACCGAGGCGCTCGCGAGGAAGAGCAAGGAcgacatctcctgcatcgtcatccgctTCCGCTGCTGAATCGACCCCATTCTCCGATCATTTCAATTTCTCGATCCATGACTGATGTGGCGTCGTGACCTGATTCTCGCTGCTCCAGATTGAAATTATGTAGTGTCTGTTATTGTTTGTACTTATAGTAGCTGTGAACAGGCTTGAGCTTAGAACATTGCATGGGAAGACGGTGGAGAGTCTGAGGCTTGGGGCTAGTAGTGAGTAGTGGCTAGTGTGTGCAGGGTGTGTCATTCATCTGTGCATATGTTACACCGCCATAAGTTCCCCGCCAATCTGTGGAACATCTCGTTTGTGTACCTGGTTGATTGTGATGGTAAATTGGTAATGGACCAACCATGTTAAGGTTGCGCTTTGAACTACTTTAAAAAGattgtctaaaaaagcagaaggctCTGTGCAGCCTATTTCCTTGTTTTCTTAgaacatctctagcagaccccgtaaaaCCGCGACCCGCATAAGGCGCTTACAGTTCGACGAAGAACTGTTTTGCGGGTCGAAATCGTGCAAGGCAGAGTAGAACCCATATATGAAACTGCATAATTTGAAAAGGTGCTTCACGGGAGAAATTGCAACCACActagttcatcacatactacatgATCATTCATAGTTCATCATCACATACCACATTATCATACATACTacattctactactactactactactactagagggGGGTGGGGGATCTCGCAGCGGCGAGGCCGAGGTTGGTATACCAAAATGGACGAGCTCATGGCCGAGGACGACGCGGTGGAGGAGCTCAGTCCTTGTCGGAGCTGACGAGATCGATGAACTTCTCCCTCAGCTCCTCGCGGATGCGCCACCACTCGTCGTCCTTGTCCTTCGCGGCAAGGTTGGCCGCGACCGCCTGCTTGAGGATGATGTCTTCAAGCTCCTCGTCGTGGCGCcggcgctccgcctcctcgcgTAAGCTCCGTTCGGCAATGGTGGCCGCGATCGCGTCGAAATCGGCCACGAAATCTTCGGGCCCGACGACCCCTCGGCGCTCAAACTTCTCCAGCTCCTTGACGGAGACGAcctcgatctcctccggatcctccgactcctccgaccactccctcttcacggggagaagCCCCGTGCCGGAAGAGGAAGAGCTCGCGGTGTGGGAAGATCTCACGGCGGAGGACGAGCCCGCGGCCGAGGAGGGCGTACGCCCGTGCCGACGGTCGTACTCCTCCGTCTCGCGAAGGAGGAGGCTCGGCGGCGGCTCGAGGCCCTTGTTCGTCCACTTCCTGGCTGCGCGCTTCCTCGCGCCGTCCGAGCGTACACGCCGCTCGCNNNNNNNNNNNNNNNNNNNNNNNNNNNNNNNNNNNNNNNNNNNNNNNNNNNNNNNNNNNNNNNNNNNNNNNNNNNNNNNNNNNNNNNNNNNNNNNNNNNNNNNNNNNNNNNNNNNNNNNNNNNNNNNNNNNNNNNNNNNNNNNNNNNNNNNNNNNNNNNNNNNNNNNNNNNNNNNNNNNNNNNNNNNNNNNNNNNNNNNNNNNNNNNNNNNNNNNNNNNNNNNNNNNNCCCATGAATCCGTAGATATACtgcttcgggggggggggggttgcgaGCTGTGGTAAAAATATTTACGGGTCGGGCGAGTATACGGGCTCTGTTCTGGCCAGAAAATTGGGCCGAGCCCGCATAATCACCGGAATTTTGCGGGTTTGCGActtatacggggtctgctagagttgctcttagaacTCTTTGTAGTGCAAGTGTCATGCACCGCCACCTAagtattttttttttttgaaattcaccACCACCTAAGTAAAAAGGTGTGCTAGAGTGGAAAATAGTGTCAAAAGTGCTACTAACAAAGGATGAAAGGGAAAAACCTTATGACCGCCAAAAATTGTAGGAAAAAATTGAGAAGTACTGGAAACTAAGGAAACCACCTAAcattataggatttttttttgaagatCCAAAAACTAAGGAAAGAACCATAGGGTATGCGCTAACTAAGGGCACGGAATGTACACCTGGGTGGGCGCTAACTAAGTACTGGAAATTCTACACAGTGACCCTCCTAATCTCTTGGACTGGATTTGCTGGCTCTTGGCTCCTTGATGTGGAGGCCAAATAAGTAGGAGGCGGTGTGCGCAACAAGCTCTAGGATGAACTGAGGTTGTAAGGCATCCAAGGTGGGGATAGCACATGTGTCACGGTCTAGTGAGCTCCAAGAGAAAGTTAGGGTTctccacaagaagtatcaagccaaTGAGATCTATTTGTTCATCTGTTCTTAATGGAATCTATGGCTAGGAGACTTGGTGAAATAATATTGTGAGTCATCTCTTAAATTGTTCATGGTCTGGGTTAGTGGGCGTAAGAGCATGTCCAATTAGGGTAGGAGAGAGAAGTTTTTGGGCACCACAGCTGCTGTTGCTCTAGTAGATGAtgtaaaagtggtgcacaattttttgTCTTCTCATCTTTATTCCACAATTGCATACATATTGAACATAATATGATATGATAATTAAAACTCAAGTTAATATATCGAAAGCAAATAAAGCACAAATAGTACTAAATAATTACATCCGCGAGCTCAAATACAACACACTTATTCATCACACATAACACAAAGTTTATCATAAATGATATGAAACATAGAGGTACAATTAGTGGTCTTGTTGCCCATTCCACGTCCTCCACTCCTCCATGAGATCTCTTTGAAGATCTGCGTGAGTATCCGCATGTCAAATTTCATGGTGAACTTGAAGAAAACGGCGGTCTTCCCTTCTAATATTATGAAAGTGAAGTTCTCTCTTACCCACTTTCCATGAATTCATACAAGGAGTAACCGAAATCTTGACAATGCTCACCACAgttatcatgttgtgcaagatcacGGAAACAGTCATTATGTATCAAAAAAATTGTTAATCCCAAAAACTAGCCAGTCCtcacacaatagcaaattgggcttgcaagatCCTGAATGCCGTCTCCACATCATTCATAGCAGCGGCTTGAGCGTTATAAAAGTGAAGTTCTTTCTTACCTCGGGGGCTTGAAATTGGCTCACAAATGTTGCCCACTTTGGATAATCCCATCCAAATCCCATCCGCTAGGTAGTAGGACATGTTGTATGTGCGACTGTTTAATTGAAACTCCACCAGTGGTGCTTCCTCATTAGCTAACCGTGCAAAGAGTGGTGACCGGTGAAGCGCATTGATGTCATTGTAAGATCGAGGCATGCTAAAACCATGTCTCCTGATTGGCCACGACTTCAAGAATGATAGTGGCATTCTTCACGTGGCTTTCACGGCCCATGTCATGCCACAAGTAGTTCTTCCGCtttcaatgcatgcaatcaattgagCCAAACATACCTGGAAACCCACATGCTTttttcatctccaaaagccactgaGTGTCCCAAGCATTGGTGCTCTCAAATACACGAGCCCAAAAATGCCAACTGTTGGTGCAATAATTTGCCTCATTATGTTTTGAAGATTTTTGACATAAAcagtaagggactaatgtgtttgctagtgcacatagaGTAACAGGTCCCTGAAGTCATGAGGAGTTTGATATAAACTCCGAAGATAATATCCTACATGGCAACGAGTATTATCAATGAAGATTATGCTGTCAAGCATGACCCGTAAAATTGCCGACGTGCAGCAATTGCTTTGGTGGCATCCGAAGGAATTGACTGCAGCCGAGATAAgtcgaagacaaagtgaagacgtagAATCTATTTCGTTGTTCTTCTTTCTCTTCATTAAGTCAAAGGACcactgtactattaagaggggtgtagtgtttgaaaactttgattctctgatgctaaacccaatCCTATGAAAGTtgagagagaaatctctttgtgttccgagcaaatacttgccagcaagagactgtgatcttcttcgctCCAAGAGATTTGTCTCTGGCCGAAgagttagtgatacgtctccaacgtatctataatttatgaagtattcatg is a window of Triticum dicoccoides isolate Atlit2015 ecotype Zavitan chromosome 2B, WEW_v2.0, whole genome shotgun sequence DNA encoding:
- the LOC119365426 gene encoding probable protein phosphatase 2C 44; this encodes MVGRMERQTVSTSSASCSPSAASSSSSSCGGRKRPDILNMIRSAACLNSSSTDTGKGRSKQSSTKVTHGFHLVEGKSGHDMEDYHVAEYKCDKNHELGLFAIFDGHLGDRVPSYLRANLFSNILKEPLFWTDPQEAIKNAYGSTNKYILENAKQLGPGGSTAVTAIVVDGKDMWIANVGDSRAVLCERGAANQITVDHEPHISNERQRIEQQGGFVTTFPGDVPRVNGQLAVARAFGDHSLKTHLSSEPDIRHVPINSSIEFVILASDGLWKVMKNQEAVDLVKSTKDPQAAAKRLTTEALARKSKDDISCIVIRFRC